A single window of uncultured Pseudodesulfovibrio sp. DNA harbors:
- a CDS encoding FAD-linked oxidase C-terminal domain-containing protein: MSKYAPSLTKAHQAFLSDLFSHDGCVLSPEGLAVFSADASGERAMPWAVVRPETREQVQELLKWADVERMPIYGRARGTGRVGSAVPSLGGVVVSMLRMNQILDVNEDDFVAVVQPGVVTADLQAACAAKQLFYPPDPASVKISTIGGNIATCAGGLKAVKYGVTRDWVLGIEAVLPGGRVLHMGGRSHKDVVGLDLKRLFAGSNGTLGLFTELTVKLIPLPEASASVLVGFSDLASSMEGAKAVFRAGVLPAACEFMDGPTIQAIRMGDDIPLADDAQAALLLMVDGTQKGVDAEVRRMVAALESVHPVSMEVGSGAEAEALWDVRRSISPSSFRIKPDKLAEDISVPRGSVGLAVAAAHDIGREHGLQVLCFGHLGDGNIHVSIMHDGAVQNEVDSAHLAKDAVFRMALSLGGTISGEHGTGLTKASFVSEQLSVDELQLMADIRHVFDPNSIMNPGKGL; this comes from the coding sequence ATGTCCAAATACGCCCCCTCCCTGACCAAAGCTCATCAGGCTTTTTTGTCTGACCTCTTCTCTCATGACGGATGCGTCCTGTCTCCCGAAGGCCTCGCTGTCTTCTCTGCTGACGCCAGCGGAGAACGAGCCATGCCGTGGGCTGTTGTCCGGCCTGAAACACGCGAGCAGGTGCAGGAACTACTCAAGTGGGCCGATGTCGAGCGTATGCCGATTTATGGCCGCGCACGTGGCACTGGTCGTGTAGGAAGCGCCGTACCGAGCCTTGGTGGGGTGGTTGTGTCCATGTTGCGCATGAATCAAATTTTGGACGTGAATGAAGACGATTTTGTGGCCGTGGTCCAACCGGGCGTGGTAACGGCTGATCTTCAAGCTGCCTGTGCGGCAAAGCAACTTTTCTATCCGCCGGACCCGGCCAGTGTGAAAATCTCCACTATTGGCGGCAATATTGCCACCTGCGCCGGAGGCCTCAAAGCCGTGAAATACGGTGTGACGCGAGATTGGGTGCTTGGAATTGAAGCGGTCCTTCCGGGTGGCAGAGTGCTGCATATGGGTGGCCGTTCCCATAAGGATGTTGTCGGGTTGGACCTGAAACGCCTTTTTGCCGGAAGTAATGGCACGCTTGGATTGTTCACGGAACTGACGGTCAAACTCATTCCCTTGCCCGAAGCTTCGGCTTCGGTGCTGGTCGGGTTTTCCGATTTGGCTTCATCCATGGAAGGAGCCAAGGCCGTGTTTAGGGCGGGAGTCCTGCCTGCGGCCTGTGAATTTATGGATGGCCCCACCATTCAGGCTATCCGTATGGGCGATGATATCCCGCTGGCAGATGATGCCCAAGCCGCACTGTTATTGATGGTGGATGGCACACAAAAAGGCGTGGATGCCGAAGTCCGGCGTATGGTCGCGGCTTTGGAGTCTGTGCATCCTGTTTCAATGGAAGTCGGCAGTGGGGCCGAAGCCGAAGCCCTGTGGGATGTACGGCGATCAATTTCTCCGTCTTCATTCCGTATCAAACCGGACAAGCTGGCCGAAGATATTTCCGTGCCGCGTGGGAGCGTAGGGCTGGCCGTTGCTGCGGCTCATGATATTGGACGAGAGCACGGTTTGCAGGTTCTCTGTTTTGGACACCTTGGCGACGGCAACATACATGTCAGCATCATGCACGATGGGGCGGTGCAGAACGAAGTGGACAGCGCGCATCTTGCCAAGGACGCTGTTTTTCGTATGGCGTTGTCGCTGGGCGGCACTATCTCCGGGGAACATGGTACAGGCCTTACCAAGGCGTCTTTTGTGAGCGAACAGTTGTCAGTGGATGAATTGCAATTAATGGCCGATATCAGGCATGTTTTTGATCCCAACAGTATCATGAATCCCGGCAAGGGGCTGTAA
- a CDS encoding Gfo/Idh/MocA family oxidoreductase: protein MGGIDSTGRDDLPECFPGSETWCTVVAGDNIMLKYAMIGGGPGAFVGEVHRTALALNGQAKLVAGCFSRDLEKTRTLGAEFGLAEDRLYATPEELSRLEAGDIDFAVVVTSNEAHYPNVKACLENGIHVMCDKPFTHTSAQAEELVELARDRGLFLGVSYTYAGYPMVRQMREMILRGDIGAVRFINCEYPQGWLAEMLETTGHIQAEWRADPVRSGGTLSLGDVGSHIEYLVPHVTGLKVTRLAARLDSLVEGRLLDDNGTILTEYDSGARGMYWYSQAAIGMVNGLKIRVFGETGGLEWFQEDPDILHHMPLGEPARKIRRGTPDLTPGAMAYSHTPPGHPEGWLLAFANIYTSFCNTLVDGEAVDFPTGEDGVRGVRFMEACLESSKNDMAWIDMT, encoded by the coding sequence ATGGGTGGGATTGATAGCACAGGGCGTGATGACTTGCCAGAATGCTTCCCCGGCAGTGAAACATGGTGTACAGTCGTTGCTGGAGATAATATTATGCTTAAATACGCAATGATAGGTGGTGGTCCCGGAGCCTTTGTCGGAGAAGTTCATCGGACCGCGTTGGCCTTGAACGGGCAGGCAAAATTAGTAGCCGGATGTTTTTCCCGAGATCTGGAAAAGACGCGGACGCTCGGCGCAGAATTTGGGTTGGCGGAAGATCGTTTGTACGCCACGCCAGAGGAATTATCCCGGTTGGAAGCCGGCGACATTGATTTTGCGGTGGTGGTTACTTCAAACGAAGCGCACTATCCCAACGTTAAGGCGTGTCTTGAAAACGGTATCCATGTCATGTGCGACAAGCCGTTTACCCATACTTCGGCACAGGCTGAGGAGTTGGTGGAGCTTGCCCGCGACAGGGGGTTGTTTCTCGGCGTATCTTATACCTATGCTGGTTATCCCATGGTTCGGCAGATGCGGGAAATGATTTTGCGTGGTGACATCGGTGCGGTCCGATTCATCAACTGTGAATATCCGCAGGGGTGGCTGGCTGAGATGTTGGAAACAACCGGGCACATCCAAGCAGAATGGCGGGCTGATCCGGTGCGGAGCGGAGGAACCTTATCGCTTGGCGATGTCGGTTCCCACATTGAATATCTCGTGCCGCACGTGACCGGTTTGAAGGTTACGCGACTGGCCGCTCGATTGGATTCATTGGTGGAAGGGCGATTGCTCGACGATAACGGCACCATTTTGACTGAATATGATTCTGGTGCGCGGGGTATGTATTGGTACTCGCAGGCCGCCATCGGCATGGTCAATGGGTTGAAAATTCGTGTTTTTGGTGAAACTGGCGGCTTGGAATGGTTTCAGGAAGACCCGGATATTTTGCATCATATGCCGCTTGGTGAGCCGGCTCGGAAGATTCGGCGCGGAACGCCTGATTTGACGCCGGGGGCGATGGCGTATTCGCATACGCCGCCGGGGCATCCCGAGGGATGGTTGTTGGCGTTTGCTAATATTTATACCTCATTTTGCAACACGTTGGTTGATGGTGAGGCTGTCGATTTCCCGACTGGGGAGGATGGGGTGCGTGGAGTGAGGTTTATGGAGGCTTGTCTTGAGAGTTCGAAGAATGACATGGCATGGATTGATATGACGTAA
- a CDS encoding YraN family protein → MGLLSKLLPSKRTGNLGESAAARYLETKGFRVLERNWRYRQWELDLICRDRDTLVFVEVKTRKANSMASPADGLTRKKQARLVKAASHYLTQNNLWEDPCRFDLAAVVDTGSSMDVEHCENAFDLSGMGI, encoded by the coding sequence ATGGGGCTTTTATCAAAACTTCTGCCATCAAAACGTACTGGCAATTTGGGCGAAAGCGCAGCAGCGCGGTATCTTGAGACCAAAGGATTTCGCGTGCTAGAACGGAACTGGCGATATCGTCAGTGGGAACTAGACCTCATCTGTCGGGACCGGGACACTCTTGTGTTCGTGGAAGTAAAAACACGAAAAGCCAATTCCATGGCGTCCCCGGCAGACGGATTGACCCGAAAAAAGCAGGCCCGACTGGTTAAAGCGGCTAGTCATTACCTGACGCAAAACAACCTGTGGGAAGATCCTTGTCGATTTGATCTGGCCGCAGTGGTGGATACGGGATCATCCATGGATGTTGAACATTGTGAAAACGCATTTGACCTGAGCGGAATGGGAATATGA
- the rsmI gene encoding 16S rRNA (cytidine(1402)-2'-O)-methyltransferase: MNDTGTLWVIATPLGNTGDLSPRARHILTEADVILAEDTRRAGLLFKRLELERHGRLMSFFEHNEDKKIPKVLDLLEEGLEVALISDAGTPLLSDPGFTLVRACRDSDIRVSPVPGPSAPVVALSASGLPPLPYTFLGFPPRKKSHTEKLFETHRDTGATLVFFERKSRLTGTLSIAFEILGDREFCVARELTKEYEEFIRGTLGSIKNMDLDLRGELTVIIAPPKETGRTDATKIADMLAEESENGGKPKEIARRVADRATGWTSKEVYAAMRD, translated from the coding sequence ATGAACGATACCGGCACACTCTGGGTGATAGCCACCCCACTGGGCAACACAGGCGACCTATCGCCACGCGCACGGCACATACTGACCGAAGCGGACGTTATTCTGGCCGAGGACACACGCCGGGCCGGTCTACTGTTCAAACGGCTGGAACTGGAACGACATGGTCGACTCATGTCTTTTTTTGAACACAACGAAGACAAAAAGATACCCAAGGTGCTCGATCTGCTGGAAGAAGGCCTTGAAGTGGCTCTTATCTCCGACGCCGGAACCCCGCTCTTGTCCGACCCCGGTTTCACATTGGTCCGCGCTTGCCGTGATAGCGACATCCGAGTTTCTCCGGTGCCGGGACCAAGCGCACCTGTGGTGGCATTGTCCGCCAGCGGCTTGCCGCCCTTGCCTTATACCTTTCTCGGGTTTCCCCCACGCAAGAAGAGCCACACCGAAAAGCTTTTCGAAACCCACCGTGACACCGGGGCCACACTGGTCTTTTTCGAACGCAAATCCCGACTCACCGGAACACTGTCTATCGCCTTTGAAATACTGGGCGACCGAGAATTCTGCGTGGCACGGGAACTGACCAAGGAATATGAAGAATTTATCCGGGGCACGCTTGGCTCCATCAAGAATATGGACCTTGACCTGCGCGGCGAACTGACCGTCATCATCGCTCCGCCCAAGGAAACAGGCCGCACCGATGCAACCAAAATTGCCGACATGCTTGCGGAAGAATCCGAAAACGGGGGCAAGCCCAAGGAGATCGCCAGACGAGTGGCAGACAGAGCGACTGGTTGGACTTCAAAAGAAGTGTATGCCGCCATGCGCGACTAA
- the bioB gene encoding biotin synthase BioB — MSLHAICRKVLDGHPLADSDIRYIVTLPSDRLGELLTCAHTIRTARFGTQVSLCAIINAKSGTCSEDCSFCAQSGHHGGKSPEYPLLPADEIATAAASAQKNGVTRFGIVASGKLVGERDLAGFTEAVRKVAALGMAPDLSPGILKPAQLKALKNAGLKGYHHNLETSASFFPQMCTTHEYAEDVAAVQAGIKAGLYVCSGGIFGIGESWDDRVELALLLNELGVHSVPINFLHPITGTPLEKRKPLAPEEALKLVALYRFLLPDRALRICGGRLTVFGENRKAELLGSGVNGLMVGDYLTVKGGNVTSDLEDIDHAGLQPETE, encoded by the coding sequence ATGAGTTTACACGCCATATGCCGCAAAGTCCTTGACGGACACCCCCTTGCGGACTCCGATATTCGATACATCGTTACCCTTCCCTCTGACAGGTTGGGTGAATTGCTGACCTGTGCCCACACTATCAGAACAGCCCGATTCGGCACACAGGTCAGCCTGTGCGCCATCATTAATGCTAAATCCGGCACATGCTCGGAAGACTGCTCTTTTTGTGCTCAATCCGGCCATCACGGCGGCAAAAGCCCGGAATATCCTTTACTTCCTGCTGATGAGATCGCCACAGCGGCGGCCTCTGCCCAAAAGAATGGCGTCACCCGATTCGGCATCGTCGCCAGTGGCAAGTTGGTCGGCGAACGCGACTTGGCCGGATTTACCGAAGCGGTCAGAAAAGTGGCCGCACTCGGCATGGCTCCAGACCTCTCTCCGGGCATTTTAAAACCAGCCCAATTAAAAGCATTGAAAAATGCGGGGTTGAAAGGTTATCATCACAATCTGGAAACATCGGCTTCGTTCTTTCCGCAAATGTGCACAACGCACGAATACGCTGAGGATGTGGCCGCTGTTCAGGCAGGAATCAAGGCCGGACTTTATGTCTGCTCCGGTGGTATTTTCGGCATTGGAGAGTCGTGGGACGACCGGGTTGAACTTGCCCTGTTGTTGAATGAACTGGGTGTGCATTCCGTACCGATCAATTTTTTGCACCCCATAACAGGGACTCCGCTTGAAAAAAGGAAACCTCTGGCCCCGGAAGAAGCCCTCAAGCTCGTGGCCTTATACAGGTTCCTATTACCGGACCGCGCCCTGCGCATCTGCGGTGGCCGATTGACCGTGTTTGGAGAAAATCGCAAGGCCGAACTGCTCGGTTCCGGCGTGAACGGTCTGATGGTCGGCGACTATTTGACTGTTAAAGGTGGCAACGTGACATCTGACCTTGAGGATATTGACCATGCCGGTTTACAACCGGAAACAGAGTAA